A genomic stretch from Pontivivens ytuae includes:
- the phnE gene encoding phosphonate ABC transporter, permease protein PhnE — protein sequence MTQPTDARIAAAMTAHPRAFRDPAPVRIRKIALWVLFIGLIAWCLWDFNFSPERIWTGLGRLGRVASFMFPPHIWTTWEDWAEILNGLGETLSMAFLGTVLGAVVAFPLAFLGAKNINRIFWLRMSARRGYDVIRAFETLILALIFIRAFGLGPLAGILAIAVSEIGTFAKLFSEALENTSRRPVEGVVASGGSRLQSIRYGILPQVAPVYLSVILYNFESNVRSGTILGIVGAGGIGFLLSDRISAYRWDEAWSIIFLIIAMVYLIDGLSARVRTRLIGSLERTA from the coding sequence ATGACCCAGCCGACCGACGCCCGCATCGCCGCCGCCATGACGGCGCATCCCCGCGCCTTTCGCGACCCCGCCCCGGTGCGGATACGCAAGATCGCGCTCTGGGTGCTCTTCATCGGGCTCATCGCCTGGTGCCTGTGGGACTTCAACTTCTCACCCGAACGGATCTGGACCGGGCTCGGCCGCCTCGGCCGGGTCGCGAGCTTCATGTTCCCGCCGCATATCTGGACGACGTGGGAGGACTGGGCGGAGATCCTGAATGGCCTCGGAGAGACGCTGTCGATGGCCTTCCTCGGCACGGTGCTGGGCGCGGTGGTGGCGTTTCCGCTGGCCTTTCTCGGGGCCAAGAACATCAACCGGATCTTCTGGCTGCGCATGAGCGCGCGGCGCGGTTACGACGTCATCCGCGCCTTCGAGACGCTGATCCTCGCCCTGATCTTCATCCGCGCCTTCGGCCTCGGCCCGCTCGCGGGCATCCTCGCCATCGCGGTGAGCGAGATCGGCACCTTCGCGAAGCTGTTCTCCGAGGCGCTGGAGAACACGTCCCGCCGCCCGGTGGAGGGGGTGGTGGCCTCCGGCGGCTCCCGCCTCCAGTCGATCCGCTACGGGATCCTGCCGCAGGTGGCCCCGGTCTACCTGTCGGTGATCCTCTACAACTTCGAATCCAACGTCCGCTCCGGCACGATCCTCGGCATCGTGGGCGCGGGTGGCATCGGGTTCCTGCTGTCGGACCGGATCTCGGCCTATCGCTGGGACGAGGCGTGGTCGATCATCTTCCTCATCATCGCCATGGTCTACCTGATCGACGGCCTCTCGGCCCGCGTGCGCACCCGCCTGATCGGCTCGCTGGAACGCACCGCCTGA
- a CDS encoding LacI family DNA-binding transcriptional regulator, whose amino-acid sequence MGGEKVKTMEEFASVSGISRPTISKYFHDPSSVRSSTRARIEKALERYEYRPNIYAMNQNRRLTKNIGIVVPYLADPFFAEIARNIERRCIEAGFSPVLFSAHGDPTLERDILENLRAQKPAGVLLAPLGKTSDRAAIERFCENVPTVLFDSNMDGVGEAFIGSDNMQSIPLIIEYLCRTGTPPSFFEMPPVNPNANKRRTAYLTTMERMGLAPDVVRVEGEGWQFEEIGYEGGLKAIEAGRFASGTVLCSNDRLAIGLIAAAYAKGLKVGRGPDCALRVAGHDDHPFSRFTCPSLTTVAQDYDAISNRSVETLFTVAERQERGAARFETLFEGKLIMRESA is encoded by the coding sequence ATGGGCGGTGAGAAGGTCAAGACGATGGAGGAGTTCGCCTCGGTCAGCGGGATCTCCCGCCCGACGATCTCCAAGTATTTCCACGACCCCAGCAGCGTCCGCTCCTCCACCCGCGCGCGGATCGAGAAGGCGCTGGAGCGCTACGAGTACCGCCCGAACATCTACGCGATGAATCAGAACCGGCGGCTGACCAAGAATATCGGCATCGTCGTGCCCTACCTCGCCGATCCGTTCTTCGCCGAGATCGCCCGGAACATCGAGCGGCGCTGCATCGAGGCGGGCTTCTCACCCGTCCTGTTCAGCGCCCATGGCGATCCGACGCTGGAGCGCGACATCCTGGAGAACCTGCGCGCCCAGAAACCCGCAGGCGTGCTGCTCGCGCCCCTCGGCAAGACGTCGGACCGCGCGGCGATCGAGCGGTTCTGCGAGAACGTGCCGACCGTGCTCTTCGACAGTAACATGGACGGCGTGGGCGAGGCGTTCATCGGCTCGGACAACATGCAGAGCATCCCGCTCATCATCGAATATCTCTGCCGGACAGGCACGCCGCCCTCCTTCTTCGAGATGCCGCCGGTGAACCCGAACGCGAACAAGCGGCGCACGGCGTATCTCACGACCATGGAGCGGATGGGCCTCGCGCCCGATGTGGTGCGGGTCGAGGGCGAAGGCTGGCAGTTCGAGGAGATCGGCTATGAAGGCGGGCTGAAGGCCATCGAGGCCGGGCGCTTCGCCAGCGGCACCGTGCTCTGCAGCAACGACCGGCTGGCCATCGGCCTCATCGCGGCGGCCTATGCCAAGGGGCTGAAGGTGGGGCGCGGCCCTGACTGCGCGCTGCGCGTGGCGGGCCACGACGACCACCCGTTCTCCCGCTTCACATGCCCGTCGCTGACCACGGTGGCGCAGGACTACGACGCGATCTCCAACCGCAGCGTCGAGACCCTCTTCACCGTCGCCGAGCGACAGGAGCGCGGCGCCGCACGCTTCGAGACGCTGTTCGAGGGCAAGCTCATCATGCGCGAGTCCGCCTGA
- the phnC gene encoding phosphonate ABC transporter ATP-binding protein has translation MLRLDNVSRHFGETKAVDRVSLDVQPGQFVGVIGRSGAGKSTMLRLINRLIEPTDGRILFGETEVSALRGRALRAWRRDCAMIFQQFNLVERLDVLTNVLIGRLAERGFLSSMAMHFTDAERTMAIEALDRFDLAPQALQRAGTLSGGQQQRVAIAKALVQQPRIMLADEPIASLDPANATLVMDGLRDINRDEGITVLVNLHTLDTARAYCDRIVAMRGGRIFFDGVAAQLTDDVVRDIYGLEGLREFNEAVTSTQAVHVPG, from the coding sequence GTGCTGAGGCTCGACAACGTGTCCCGTCATTTCGGTGAGACGAAAGCCGTGGACCGTGTCTCTCTCGACGTGCAACCGGGTCAGTTCGTGGGCGTCATCGGCCGCTCGGGCGCGGGCAAGTCCACGATGCTGCGGCTCATCAACCGCCTCATCGAACCCACCGACGGACGCATCCTGTTCGGGGAGACCGAGGTCAGCGCCCTACGCGGACGCGCGCTCAGAGCCTGGCGCCGTGACTGCGCGATGATCTTCCAGCAGTTCAACCTCGTCGAACGGCTCGACGTGCTGACCAACGTCCTGATCGGGCGGCTGGCCGAGCGCGGGTTCCTGTCGTCGATGGCGATGCACTTCACCGATGCCGAGCGCACCATGGCGATCGAGGCGTTGGACCGCTTCGACCTCGCACCCCAGGCGCTGCAGCGCGCGGGCACGCTCTCGGGCGGACAGCAGCAGCGGGTGGCGATCGCCAAGGCGCTCGTCCAGCAGCCGCGCATCATGCTGGCGGACGAGCCCATCGCCTCCCTCGATCCTGCCAACGCGACGCTGGTGATGGACGGGCTGCGCGACATCAACCGGGACGAGGGGATCACCGTCTTGGTGAACCTCCACACCCTCGACACCGCCCGCGCCTATTGCGACCGCATCGTCGCGATGCGCGGCGGCCGGATCTTCTTCGACGGGGTCGCGGCCCAGCTCACCGACGACGTGGTGCGCGACATCTACGGGCTAGAGGGCCTGCGCGAGTTCAACGAGGCCGTGACGTCGACGCAAGCCGTCCACGTCCCCGGCTGA
- a CDS encoding SIS domain-containing protein, giving the protein MTSHMAREIAEIPAACARLLSGPADEAIRAAAAEWRALDPPLLVTVGRGSSDHAATYLSYACGIVSGVIPASYPLSLASLHRQEPRAAGAAALAISQSGSSPDIVAAATAMRDGGASLLVLTNTAGSPLARTSEQVIDIGARPERAVAATKSYVASVVAGLRVIGMWHEATELLDATERLPDALADALTRRTDGIAEVLGTTDRLIVVGRGPSLGVAQELALKSMELCQTTALAFSSAEIRHGPMQALHGDYPVLDLERGDPLPGTRTLHPPERPSLHPLVDPLLDLAPIYVALEAAARARGLDPDAPSRLTKETATT; this is encoded by the coding sequence ATGACCAGCCACATGGCGCGTGAGATCGCGGAGATCCCGGCGGCCTGCGCGCGCCTCCTGTCGGGACCTGCGGACGAGGCGATCCGGGCCGCGGCGGCGGAGTGGCGGGCGCTCGATCCCCCGCTGCTGGTGACGGTCGGGCGCGGCAGTTCGGACCACGCCGCGACGTACCTGTCGTATGCCTGCGGGATCGTGTCGGGGGTGATCCCGGCCTCCTACCCGCTGTCGCTCGCCTCGCTGCACCGGCAGGAGCCGCGGGCGGCAGGGGCGGCGGCGCTCGCCATCAGCCAGTCGGGGAGCAGCCCGGACATCGTTGCGGCGGCGACGGCGATGCGGGATGGCGGCGCCTCGCTGCTGGTGCTGACCAACACGGCGGGCAGCCCCCTCGCCCGCACCTCGGAGCAGGTCATCGATATCGGCGCGAGACCGGAGCGGGCGGTGGCCGCGACCAAGAGCTATGTCGCCTCGGTCGTCGCGGGGCTGCGGGTGATCGGGATGTGGCACGAGGCAACGGAGCTGCTGGACGCGACGGAGCGGCTGCCCGACGCGCTCGCCGACGCGCTGACACGGCGGACGGATGGGATCGCGGAGGTGCTGGGAACCACCGACCGCCTCATCGTCGTCGGACGCGGGCCGTCGCTGGGCGTGGCGCAGGAACTCGCGCTGAAATCCATGGAGCTCTGCCAAACCACGGCGCTCGCCTTCAGTTCGGCGGAAATCCGGCACGGGCCGATGCAGGCGCTGCACGGCGACTACCCCGTCCTGGACCTCGAACGTGGCGATCCGCTGCCGGGCACCCGGACGCTGCATCCGCCCGAGCGGCCGTCGCTGCACCCGCTGGTCGATCCGCTGCTCGACCTCGCGCCGATCTACGTGGCGCTGGAGGCCGCGGCCCGCGCGCGCGGCCTCGACCCCGACGCACCCTCACGGCTGACGAAGGAAACGGCCACCACTTGA
- a CDS encoding ABC transporter ATP-binding protein: MAHLALRNLTKRYGETEVLHGIDLDIADGEFVVLVGPSGCGKSTTLRMIAGLEEISAGDVAIGGRVVNNLEPKDRDIAMVFQNYAIYPHMTVRKNIGFGLRASKMPRADKERRIDEVAGILDMTPLLARKPAQLSGGQRQRVAIGRAMVRDPAVFLFDEPLSNLDAQLRTQMRLEIKKLHQRVGSTIVFVTHDQVEAMTLADRIVIMKDGHIQQVGTPDEVYRHPANTFVARFIGAPSMNMIEAEASDTAAQLPGGGAIALPVAAQGPVLLGVRPDDLQPVEGPALVEGRVTVREPLGPDTLIYVDTAAGEIVAKADARTPPEVGSTVRLGAAAEDLHVFDKASGAALARVPA; encoded by the coding sequence ATGGCCCATCTCGCCCTGAGGAACCTGACCAAGCGCTATGGCGAGACCGAGGTGCTGCACGGCATCGACCTCGACATCGCCGACGGGGAGTTCGTGGTGCTGGTGGGCCCGTCAGGCTGCGGGAAGTCCACCACCCTGCGCATGATCGCGGGGCTGGAGGAGATCAGCGCCGGCGATGTCGCCATCGGCGGGCGCGTGGTCAACAACCTGGAGCCCAAGGACCGGGACATCGCCATGGTCTTCCAGAACTACGCGATCTACCCGCACATGACGGTGAGGAAGAACATCGGCTTCGGCCTGCGCGCTTCCAAGATGCCGCGCGCGGACAAGGAGCGGCGGATCGACGAGGTGGCCGGGATCCTCGACATGACGCCGCTCCTCGCCCGCAAGCCTGCGCAGCTCTCCGGCGGACAGCGCCAGCGGGTGGCGATCGGGCGGGCAATGGTGCGCGACCCGGCGGTGTTCCTGTTCGACGAGCCGCTTTCGAACCTCGACGCGCAGCTTCGCACCCAGATGCGGCTGGAGATCAAGAAGCTGCACCAGCGCGTGGGCTCCACCATTGTCTTCGTCACCCATGACCAAGTGGAGGCGATGACGCTCGCTGATCGGATCGTGATCATGAAGGACGGGCATATCCAGCAGGTCGGCACGCCGGACGAGGTCTACCGCCATCCGGCGAACACCTTCGTCGCCCGCTTCATCGGGGCGCCATCGATGAACATGATCGAGGCGGAGGCGTCGGACACCGCGGCCCAGTTGCCCGGCGGTGGAGCGATCGCGCTGCCCGTGGCGGCGCAGGGCCCGGTCCTGCTCGGCGTCCGGCCCGACGATCTGCAACCGGTGGAGGGCCCGGCGCTGGTGGAGGGGCGGGTGACGGTGCGCGAGCCGCTCGGCCCCGACACCCTGATCTACGTCGACACGGCTGCAGGGGAGATCGTGGCGAAGGCCGATGCGCGCACGCCGCCCGAGGTCGGCTCGACGGTCCGGCTGGGGGCCGCGGCAGAGGACCTCCACGTCTTCGACAAGGCCTCGGGCGCCGCCCTCGCGCGGGTGCCGGCATGA
- the phnD gene encoding phosphate/phosphite/phosphonate ABC transporter substrate-binding protein, which produces MRFVTTTILVTAIAMPALAWQDDYQTIRFGILSGENEQDRLERNEPLRVHLEETLGVEVEIFTAGNYDGVVQAIAADQIEIARFGSSSYAAAYTATNGEVVPFLTTEKQNGNTGYRSIIVSRCDSGIDTLADAAGKVMAFADPDSTSGYAVPYYNLVEREGITPETYFSAVPFSGSHEAGVQGVVNGTFDVAATWRNDEYDGVYQRMVAKNMIDDGEVCVIWESPEITSGPWTARANLPEEMIADVAAAIQSFPSTDPEGWQLYTNFTEGEENPDTGFIPVTHERYQWIVDMRAWLRDQRRS; this is translated from the coding sequence ATGCGCTTTGTGACGACGACGATCCTTGTGACCGCCATCGCCATGCCGGCCCTCGCCTGGCAGGACGATTACCAGACCATCCGCTTCGGCATCCTGTCGGGCGAGAACGAGCAGGACCGGCTGGAGCGCAACGAGCCGCTGCGCGTCCATCTGGAGGAGACGCTGGGCGTCGAGGTCGAGATCTTCACCGCCGGCAACTACGACGGCGTGGTTCAGGCGATCGCCGCAGATCAGATCGAGATCGCGCGCTTCGGCTCCTCCTCCTACGCCGCGGCCTACACCGCGACCAATGGCGAGGTGGTCCCGTTCCTCACCACCGAGAAGCAGAACGGCAACACCGGCTACCGCTCGATCATCGTGAGCCGCTGCGACAGCGGGATCGACACGCTGGCCGATGCGGCGGGCAAGGTCATGGCCTTCGCCGATCCCGACAGCACTTCGGGCTATGCCGTGCCCTACTACAACCTCGTGGAGCGCGAGGGCATCACGCCGGAGACCTACTTCTCCGCCGTGCCGTTCTCCGGCAGCCACGAGGCAGGCGTGCAGGGCGTCGTGAACGGCACCTTCGACGTCGCCGCGACCTGGCGCAACGACGAGTATGACGGCGTCTACCAGCGCATGGTCGCCAAGAACATGATCGACGACGGCGAGGTCTGCGTGATCTGGGAATCGCCCGAGATCACCTCCGGCCCGTGGACTGCACGTGCAAACCTGCCCGAGGAGATGATCGCGGACGTGGCCGCCGCGATCCAGTCCTTCCCCTCCACCGATCCGGAGGGCTGGCAGCTCTACACCAACTTCACCGAAGGCGAGGAGAACCCGGATACCGGCTTCATCCCAGTGACCCACGAACGCTACCAGTGGATCGTCGACATGCGCGCCTGGCTGCGCGACCAGCGTCGCAGCTGA
- a CDS encoding ABC transporter substrate-binding protein — MPLRSSRGVASVIALAAATGAYADNHTTTVTIATVNNGDMIRMQGLTDDFTAQHPDIELEWVTLEENVLRQRVTQDIATNGGQFDVLTIGMYETPIWAAQDWLVPLDDLGADYDAEDILPAMRAGLSHEGTLYAAPFYGESSMVMYRTDLMESAGLEMPDAPTWEFIAEAAAAITDRDAEIYGVCLRGKAGWGENMAFITTVANSFGARWFDENWRPQLDSPEWMEAVTFYNDLLQNYGPPGASTNGFNENLALFQQGKCGMWIDATVAASFVTNENDSTVADSVGFALAPDTGLGKRANWLWAWALAVPAGSDATDEAKAFIEWATSKDYLALVAENEGWANVPPGSRTSLYENETYLTEAPFAQMTLDSINAADPNAPTVDDVPYVGIQYVAIPEWAGIGTSAGQEFSAMVAGQQTPAEALENAQALVADEMEAAGY, encoded by the coding sequence ATGCCTTTGAGATCGTCACGCGGAGTGGCGAGCGTGATCGCGCTTGCCGCCGCGACCGGCGCCTATGCCGACAACCACACTACAACCGTCACCATCGCCACCGTGAACAACGGCGACATGATCCGCATGCAGGGTCTGACGGACGACTTCACTGCGCAGCACCCCGATATCGAGCTGGAGTGGGTGACGCTGGAGGAGAACGTGCTGCGTCAGCGCGTCACCCAGGACATCGCCACCAATGGCGGGCAGTTCGACGTGCTGACCATCGGAATGTACGAGACGCCGATCTGGGCCGCGCAGGACTGGCTCGTCCCGCTCGACGATCTGGGCGCGGACTACGATGCCGAGGACATCCTTCCGGCGATGCGTGCCGGTCTCAGTCATGAAGGCACGCTCTACGCAGCGCCCTTCTACGGCGAATCCTCCATGGTCATGTACCGCACCGACCTGATGGAGAGTGCGGGCCTCGAGATGCCCGACGCCCCGACCTGGGAGTTCATCGCCGAGGCCGCGGCGGCCATAACCGACCGCGACGCAGAGATCTACGGTGTGTGCCTGCGCGGCAAGGCCGGCTGGGGTGAGAACATGGCGTTCATCACCACGGTCGCCAACTCCTTCGGCGCGCGCTGGTTCGACGAGAACTGGCGGCCGCAGCTCGACAGCCCGGAGTGGATGGAGGCGGTCACCTTCTACAACGACCTCCTGCAGAACTACGGCCCGCCGGGCGCCTCGACCAACGGGTTCAACGAGAACCTCGCCCTCTTCCAGCAGGGCAAGTGCGGCATGTGGATCGACGCCACCGTCGCGGCGTCCTTCGTGACCAACGAGAACGACTCGACCGTGGCCGACAGTGTGGGCTTCGCGCTCGCGCCCGACACCGGGCTCGGCAAGCGCGCCAACTGGCTCTGGGCCTGGGCGCTCGCCGTGCCGGCCGGGTCGGACGCCACGGATGAGGCGAAGGCCTTCATCGAGTGGGCGACGTCCAAGGACTACCTCGCGCTGGTGGCCGAGAACGAGGGCTGGGCGAACGTGCCTCCGGGCAGCCGCACCTCGCTCTACGAGAACGAGACCTATCTGACCGAAGCCCCCTTCGCGCAGATGACGCTCGACTCGATCAACGCGGCCGACCCGAACGCTCCGACGGTCGATGACGTGCCTTACGTCGGCATCCAGTACGTCGCGATCCCGGAATGGGCGGGCATCGGCACCTCCGCAGGGCAGGAGTTCTCGGCCATGGTTGCCGGGCAGCAGACGCCCGCGGAAGCGCTGGAGAACGCGCAGGCCCTCGTCGCCGACGAGATGGAAGCCGCGGGCTACTGA
- the phnE gene encoding phosphonate ABC transporter, permease protein PhnE, whose amino-acid sequence MSLIAEMTAHPPNAGRSAVAAFEEEFAAHRRAARRAWGIGTAIFLILFALTAWLGDFFDVRQVTNAEGEREWRWVIAAGIPRLGEYIAQTIPVLRWESLGADFAEWFWRWRVWLDLLLETVLIAFMATTLGVIGGFILSFPASRNLAPNAWVLWLSRRYLEIARTVPELVWALIFVFCFGVGPMAGVLAIGLHAAGALGKLYSEVNENIDMGPLEGVKAAGGSWFDQIRYGAVPQVLPNIVSYTLLRFEINVRSSSIIGYVGAGGLGQEFRTAMSFQEYTDLSALFLIILVTVIVIDFASEKLRHRIIGMEGSPA is encoded by the coding sequence ATGTCCCTGATCGCCGAGATGACGGCCCACCCGCCCAATGCGGGGCGCAGCGCCGTGGCCGCCTTCGAAGAGGAGTTCGCCGCACACCGCCGCGCAGCCCGCCGGGCCTGGGGCATCGGAACGGCGATCTTCCTGATCCTCTTCGCGCTGACCGCATGGCTCGGCGACTTCTTCGACGTGCGTCAGGTCACCAACGCCGAAGGGGAGCGCGAATGGCGCTGGGTGATCGCCGCCGGCATCCCACGGCTCGGCGAGTACATCGCGCAGACCATTCCCGTCCTGCGGTGGGAGAGCCTCGGCGCCGACTTCGCCGAATGGTTCTGGCGCTGGCGCGTTTGGCTCGACCTGTTGCTGGAGACGGTGCTGATCGCCTTCATGGCCACGACGCTGGGCGTGATCGGCGGCTTCATCCTGTCCTTCCCGGCCTCGCGCAACCTCGCGCCCAATGCCTGGGTGCTCTGGCTGAGCCGGCGGTACCTCGAGATCGCGCGGACGGTGCCGGAGCTTGTCTGGGCGCTGATCTTCGTCTTCTGCTTCGGGGTCGGGCCGATGGCCGGCGTGCTCGCCATCGGGCTGCACGCGGCGGGCGCCCTCGGCAAGCTCTATTCCGAGGTGAACGAGAACATCGACATGGGTCCGCTCGAAGGGGTGAAGGCCGCCGGAGGAAGCTGGTTCGACCAGATCCGCTACGGCGCCGTACCGCAGGTGCTGCCCAACATCGTCAGCTACACGCTGCTGCGGTTCGAGATCAACGTCCGCTCCTCCTCGATCATCGGCTATGTCGGCGCGGGCGGGCTGGGGCAGGAGTTCCGCACCGCCATGTCCTTTCAGGAATACACCGACCTCTCCGCGCTCTTCCTCATCATCCTGGTGACGGTGATCGTGATCGACTTCGCCTCCGAGAAGCTGCGCCACCGCATCATCGGCATGGAAGGTTCGCCCGCATGA
- the argH gene encoding argininosuccinate lyase encodes MTDRSTFPDPVYRDTVLAPLFEGVKANFAEHMDAVDRAHLVMLAETGILTAEDAGRMAGALHAIAEEMDPEELTYTGEHEDWFFLVEAELRARLGELGGALHTARSRNDIDHTIFKMALRSRVAAFEGLLHDLAATMLAKARAERDTLIVAYTHGQPAQPSTYGHYLSAALEVLLRDARRVSEAADLLELCPMGAAAITTSGFPIDRARVAELLGFERPLLNSYGCIASVDYVTGLYSAMKLVFVHLGRVVQDMAFWSAFEVGQLRLPNALVQVSSIMPQKRNPVPIEHMRHLASVAAGRCDAIVDAMRNTPFTDMNDSEGEVQQAGHAAFEGGGRMLRLMSSVLDGARIDGEKVQRNADAACVTITELADTLVRQEGLTFRAAHEIAAATARDVIARGVPLGAGFEAFRVAFEERAGRAPTLDDAAFAETVAPETLVARRDRPGGPAPTALDAAFETYAAELDALRASTTARTDRHAAADTARTAAFDALRG; translated from the coding sequence ATGACTGACCGCAGCACCTTCCCCGATCCGGTCTACCGCGACACGGTGCTTGCCCCGCTCTTCGAGGGCGTGAAGGCGAACTTCGCGGAACACATGGACGCCGTAGACCGCGCGCATCTCGTCATGCTGGCAGAGACCGGGATCCTGACGGCGGAGGATGCAGGCCGGATGGCGGGTGCCCTCCACGCCATCGCAGAAGAGATGGACCCGGAGGAACTCACCTATACTGGCGAGCACGAGGACTGGTTCTTTCTCGTCGAGGCGGAGCTGAGGGCGCGGCTTGGCGAACTGGGCGGCGCGCTCCACACCGCGCGGTCGCGCAACGACATCGACCACACGATCTTCAAGATGGCGCTGCGCAGCCGGGTCGCGGCCTTCGAGGGGCTGCTCCACGACCTCGCCGCCACGATGCTCGCGAAGGCGCGGGCGGAGCGGGACACGCTGATCGTCGCCTATACCCATGGCCAGCCCGCCCAGCCCTCGACCTACGGCCACTACCTGTCGGCCGCCCTCGAAGTCCTGCTGCGCGACGCCCGAAGGGTGAGCGAGGCCGCGGACCTGCTGGAGCTATGCCCGATGGGTGCGGCCGCGATCACCACCTCCGGCTTTCCCATCGACCGGGCGCGGGTGGCGGAGCTGTTGGGTTTCGAGCGGCCGCTTCTCAACTCCTATGGCTGCATCGCGTCGGTCGACTACGTCACCGGGCTCTACTCCGCGATGAAACTGGTCTTCGTCCATCTGGGCCGCGTGGTGCAAGACATGGCCTTCTGGTCGGCCTTCGAGGTCGGGCAGCTGCGGCTACCCAACGCGCTGGTGCAGGTGAGTTCGATCATGCCGCAGAAGCGCAATCCGGTGCCGATCGAGCATATGCGGCACCTCGCGAGCGTCGCCGCCGGGCGGTGCGACGCGATCGTGGACGCGATGCGCAACACGCCATTCACCGACATGAACGACAGCGAGGGAGAGGTTCAGCAGGCGGGGCACGCGGCGTTCGAGGGCGGGGGGCGGATGTTGCGGCTGATGTCCTCCGTCCTCGATGGCGCGCGCATTGATGGGGAGAAGGTGCAGCGCAACGCCGATGCGGCGTGCGTGACGATCACCGAGCTCGCCGACACGCTGGTCCGGCAGGAAGGGCTGACCTTCCGGGCGGCGCACGAGATCGCGGCGGCCACGGCGCGCGACGTGATCGCCCGGGGCGTGCCTTTGGGCGCGGGCTTCGAGGCCTTCCGCGTGGCGTTCGAGGAGCGGGCCGGGCGTGCACCGACGCTCGACGACGCGGCCTTTGCCGAGACGGTCGCACCCGAAACCTTAGTTGCCCGGCGCGACCGGCCCGGCGGCCCGGCTCCGACAGCACTCGACGCGGCCTTCGAGACCTACGCGGCGGAGCTCGACGCCCTGCGCGCCAGCACCACCGCCCGCACCGACCGCCACGCCGCCGCCGACACGGCCCGCACCGCCGCCTTCGACGCGCTGAGAGGATAG
- a CDS encoding carbohydrate kinase family protein, producing MKDAVLSPRRGAVLCVGRVYCDLVFIGVPSDPALGREVFADGLSLHAGGGAAITAGWLASLGRRAELCAHLPAAPFDTPVTRELKAAEVGMELCAPASTPEPQITVAMVRGDDRAFLTRAPGPVAPMPEAADLKRLGVGHLHVGELRTLVERPDLIDLARAAGATLSSDCGWDDALDASCAPLVAALDVFLPNEDEAAQLTSLGLPPCPAPLTVVKRGADGAEAREGGRSTTRPAPRIEVIDATGAGDAFAAGFLSRWLEGAPLDDALQTGVACGALAVTRPGGLSAARKPVSA from the coding sequence ATGAAGGACGCCGTCCTCAGCCCCCGGCGCGGCGCGGTCCTCTGCGTGGGCCGCGTCTATTGCGACCTCGTCTTCATCGGCGTGCCGAGCGATCCGGCACTGGGCCGCGAGGTCTTCGCCGACGGGCTGTCGCTGCATGCGGGCGGCGGGGCGGCGATCACCGCAGGGTGGCTCGCGAGCCTCGGGCGCCGGGCGGAGCTCTGCGCGCACCTGCCGGCCGCGCCCTTCGATACTCCGGTGACGCGGGAGCTGAAGGCGGCGGAGGTGGGGATGGAGCTCTGCGCGCCCGCCTCGACCCCCGAACCGCAGATCACCGTTGCCATGGTGCGCGGCGACGACCGCGCGTTCCTGACCCGCGCGCCCGGTCCCGTGGCGCCGATGCCCGAGGCGGCGGACCTCAAGCGGCTCGGGGTCGGGCATCTGCATGTGGGCGAGTTGAGGACGCTGGTGGAGCGCCCGGACCTCATCGACCTCGCGCGGGCGGCTGGGGCGACGCTTTCCTCCGATTGCGGCTGGGACGATGCGCTGGATGCGAGCTGCGCGCCGCTGGTCGCGGCCCTCGACGTGTTCCTGCCGAACGAGGATGAAGCGGCGCAGCTCACATCCCTCGGCCTGCCGCCCTGCCCCGCCCCGCTGACCGTGGTGAAGCGCGGTGCGGACGGGGCCGAAGCGCGGGAAGGCGGACGAAGCACGACGCGCCCCGCCCCGCGGATCGAGGTGATCGATGCGACCGGCGCGGGCGATGCCTTCGCCGCCGGGTTCCTGTCGCGCTGGCTGGAGGGCGCCCCGCTCGACGACGCGCTGCAGACCGGGGTGGCCTGCGGCGCGCTGGCGGTCACCCGGCCCGGCGGTCTCTCGGCGGCGCGCAAACCGGTATCGGCATGA